The nucleotide sequence ATGGTAGAGCAAGGTCTCATCAGTGATCCTGTTTTCTCGTTCTGGTTGAACCGACATGCTGATGATGAAGGAGAGGGTGGTGAGATTATTTTTGGAGGAATGGATCCCAAACACTACGTGGGTGAGCACACATATGTCCCAGTCACCCAGAAGGGATATTGGCAGGTTAGTCTTGTTCTTGTGTAATTTAATTTAAGTACTATTTGATCGTCTAGCTTATAAACGCGCACTTGCTTGCTGCAGTTTGACATGGGTGATGTCCTGGTTGGAGGGAAGTCCACAGGTACTGAACGGTTATCTTGATGTTAAAATCTTAATGCGGTTAAATCTGAATTATCTTACGTGTGTTCACACCTAAGTCATTCTCAGGATTCTGTGCTGGCGGTTGTGCCGCAATTGCTGATTCTGGAACTTCACTGCTTGCTGGCCCCACGGTATGTTGTGATCTTCAAATCAATGTTTATCTTCAGAGTGGCGAGTGACATCCACTTTTTCAGTTGAAATTGCAGTTTTGTATGGCATTAGCTACTAAATATTGCAACATTTTTATCAAATTGATTTATTATTTTGGGGCAATTATCTTAGTAATGATCAAATTCACACTATTTCTGTACAATCTTCCAGATTTGTAGGCTAGACACAGGCTATGTGCTTAAGAAATGTGATGATATAGCACCTGCACATTTTTACTACAAATCACAATATTGGAAGAACATTTTGCTTGATTCCATTAGTATCATTGACAAACTTTTAGCTTACATTAgtcagatactccctccgtccgaaaatacttgtcatcaaaacggataaaaagggatgtatctagaactaatatacatctagatacatcctcttttattcattttgatgacacgtatttccggacggagggagtacatggaagGGTCAATTTCAGAAATCTTTGAGATTCCAAGCTTAATTTTAAGAAGTAAAGCTTACACTAGGATGGTTTGTTGTTAATCTTGTGCAAGAGTCAATCTGGATCACACTGTTTATCACTGGTTTTCTCTTCTTTGCTCCATGTTGAGTTCCACTGAGGAAATTTGACACGTTCCTGTTCACCAATGTAGGCCATCATTACTGAAATTAACGAGAAGATTGGTGCGGCTGGGGTAGTCAGCCAAGAGTGCAAAACAATTGTTTCTCAGTATGGACAACAGATCCTCGACCTGTTGCTAGCAGAGGTTTGTATGTTCCCATATAGCCTGTTTACTATTTCGGTAGCTGTTTGATGAATTATATTATCTCTTAAAGGATAGGGACTAAACCTGCTCTGGTTTCATGTTAACAGACACAGCCCAAAAAGATCTGCTCCCAGGTTGGTCTGTGCACCTTTGATGGGACTCGTGGTGTTAGGTGAGAACTGCAAATTCCATTTCTGAATTTATGAAACAGAGTATCTACTATTTGACTATCAGCTAGTTTTGATGTTAGTTGTTACTAAATACAAGTATTGATTAACTACTGTGCCAAAGTTCGTTACAGTCGACTGAATAAGTGGACCAGTCCCAAGGCATTCTTTCATTATGCTGTTAATGCGGCTTGCATTGTTCTTCTTACTTCCATGGCTCATTTCTCCCTTGTTTATCTATGTGAACACAGTGCTGGAATTCGGAGCGTGGTTGATGATGAGCCTGTGAAATCAAATGGCCTCCGTACCGATCCCATGTGCAGTGCCTGTGAGATGGCTGTTGTGTGGATGCAGAACCAACTTGCACAGAACAAGACCCAGGATCTCATACTGGATTACGTTAACCAGGTGAGCTCAGTGACCTTTGGTGAAGTTTGTTCTGTACTTCTGTGGTGGCACTCTGCTTATAACTGTATAAATTTTGCAGCTGTGCAACCGTCTCCCGAGCCCCATGGGAGAATCAGCCGTGGACTGTGCCAGCCTCGGATCCATGCCTGACATTGAGTTCACCATTGGCGGCAAGAAGTTTGCGCTGAAACCAGAAGAGGTGCGATTTCTTCTCCATGATTTCCCTCTTCTATTTGTTCCCTCGAGTACCGATCATCTGTTTTTTCTTCTTATGTTTCTAACTGTTGCACACCAAATTAGTTAGGCTACTTGCTTAGCTTTTGGCCTTGTGTTTGATTTTGTTTTCTTCAATTGTGCAGTATATCCTGAAGGTTGGTGAAGGAGCCGCTGCCCAGTGCATCAGTGGATTCACAGCCATGGACATCCCCCCTCCCCGCGGTCCTCTCTGGTAATCTATCTACGCGCTCCTGATTCTCGTTCCAGCACATATCAGTTATCTTGCACCTGACCGAATCCTACCGAGGATCCATGCTACATAAAAGTTCTCCGGTTACCTTGTTGACGCTTGACATCTCTGCTTCTGGCGCTGATACATACATATCTCTCAACTGCAGGATCCTGGGAGACGTCTTCATGGGCCCCTACCACACCGTCTTCGACTATGGCAAGCTGCGGGTCGGCTTCGCCAAGGCGGCCTGAAAGGGCGGTCGAGCGAGCGCCCCATCGTGGAGGCGAACACTTGCGCCGGGAGAGAGCTTAGCTTTTTACTCCGAATTTGACCGGTGATGTGTGTTGTGTATATATGCTACATGCTGCTTTTCAAAGACCCTGACATGACCAAGGGTTGTTCCTAAGATGGTGAGACTGTTTCTGGATGTTGTCCCGACAATGTTGAATTAGTATGTGATAAACAACGTTTGCCTTCTACTAGTAACCTGTGATTTATCACGCCAGAAGATTAGCGGCTTGTCATATTTGGCCTCCGTGCTATGAAATCTTTGGTTCCGGAGCAGCCGTACTTGGATGAACTGAGATAATTTGGTGGTTGATGTAGTATCTATCTAGCATACCCGCTTGGCAAGCTTTCCATAAaagccttagagcatctccaacagcctgCCGCGTGGAAAAATTAGTGGTTTTAGCCACTGTTCAAGAATTCGGCCGATTAATCAGTTAACGGGTCAGTTAATCGCTACTCGTAGGGTGACCGAATTGAATAGCACTTATTCGTCATGTTAACTTGTCAGGCCTATTAATCAGTTGTTAGGTCGATTAATCGCTGCTGACCCATTAACTTGTGAGCAAACAAAGCCCAAAATTTTGCCCCGTAACCCCTTCCCATCCCCCTCCTGCTCCTCAATAGTTAGGTTTCAACCAAACAGTAGCATATACATTAAAAAATAGATATATGTCGGCAATTCCTATTTAATCTATCGATTAATGGTCAACCgattaatccagttaataggcCGATTCACCGATTAATCACTACTTCCAAGTCGACTGAGCAACTACCAGTTATCGATTTCATGAACAATGGTTTTAGCGCGCGCTACCGTTTCCGGCGCTTCAGCGGACGAGCAAAACTGCGCGCGCGGCATATGTAATTCAGGGCGCGGGCGGAAACGCCATCGCGTGCGCGGCATATGTAATTCAGCGCGCGGGCGGAAACGCTATCGCGCaccgcttatttgctgcgcccaTTCCTGCGCGCTAGACTCTCGAGCGCTCGCGTGCACCTTCATCTCCCatccagccgtgccgccgcggctgCCCACGTCACCCCATTTTTCTGGTGGCCGTTCCGGCGCTTCCCTGGTCTCTTCCCACGCGGCCACGGCTTCCTCCCATCGCGCGCGGCCGTCTCCAAAGAACAGCGCCCGGCCGCCCATCCCCGCTttggcgcccgcaaggtgttcgataAAAGGCCCGCAAGGTATGTATTGATTCCAACTTCCACATTTTTGCATgaaatttggtgcatgttgtttaTAGCCTAGTTTTGAACAATTTAGATGGGTTTGTCATATGATTCtttcgaagaagaatttgatacggaagaggaggaggatcttgcaatgatcctagctatgcacaccAATAAAAAATCGAAGCACGGTgattcggttatgggtcggcagaaaatttggagggataggattgatgcccacaacagattgatgaggcactatttggtggagaatcccacataccccaagtcgtactttcgtcgccggtttaggatgagcaccgagttgttcagacgcattgcagagaaactagcgagccatgaccggttttttcaGCAGAGGAGGAATGCcgtcggagagctcgggcatagcacctttcagaaggtgacagccgctttgcgtatgttggcatacggtattccggcggatctagttgatgaccacttggtcatgggtgagagccaagtcatcatgtgtgtcaagcgcttcgcagttggaattgtgcaagtgtttggcccgGAGTACTTGAGAACTCCCAATACTGAAGATGTCTcaaggctattggagatgaacaaagctcgcgggttcccaggtatgcttggctcaatagattgcatgcattggagttggaagaattgtccaaaggcatggcatggacaaTTCCACGGACAAAAAAAAAGCACTATAATccgtgcgagtgcggcggagggctgaaagggtggcctgttttgttgcctcctatcatgccattcgacgtccGCAACGCATAATGAATTCaagaaggatctcattgaggagtggtgggctTGAAATGACCGTCgaagagcatcatgatttgtgcgtttgATGTTGTATTATTGAATTATTTGCTGTATTTCTCAAAATACTATTTGTTTgatgagttgtaataaattgaACCATTCATCTAAACTTGGTTGTGATTTAAAAATTatatgccatgtctttgttttgtgAATGTGTTGTGAGATAAAATGCAACAAATGTGGATGCGCGGCTGCTCGCGCGCTGCATTTTAACGCACTGCTAGAGCTGCGCGCGCGCTACATTTTAGCGTGGCTGCTAgagccagcgctgcgcgccgcgTCAAACCTGACGATGGGCGCGCCGCAAATCAGCTTTTAGCGCGCCGCGCGTTggacgcctgttggagatgctcttacattcACTCGCCTCGCCTGAGGAGCAAGGTTTTCGTTTTTGGGTTGTGTTTTTTTTTCACACACAACCCAAAACTCCTTGATGTCGCACAATAAGGCCATGCCGCATGTCAATCCGCTCCACCCATCTGTCATTGTGCAAGACCTCTCTCATCGATTTAGACGTCTTGAATGAAATAGAAAATATGTTGggggccaagtcctttactcgaatacCCTCAAGCCACGGGGAGTTCTAGTACCTTGCCTCCTGCCAATGGTGACCGAGGTGGCCGCTACGAACATGTGTTTGCCTTTGTCGTTGAAGGGGTCGCCAAGGCCAATCCAAGACTTGGCATCGTCTGTCCGCGCAAACGGAAGCCATCGTATTCAAAGTGTGGTGGCAAGTTTTTGTAAGTTAACAATTTTATTAAGGCATCCAAGATCCTTAGGCCGGCAAAACCTTTTCCAAGTTGACCTTGCATTTGGCACTTGAAGCCTTATCACTAGCCACATATCATGTCACTTAGGGATCCCATTTCGGAAAAAGCTTGACATAATTTGGTAACAGGGGCGGCGCCAGCGTGGGGTCGTgtaggggcggccgccccgggtatATTTTTGGTATCTAGCTCACTCCTACTGCTTTGGCCAGGCCAGTGGCCACCATGGGAGGGGAGAGAAAGCTCTGCCTGTATGTTCCGTCGGTGACGGGGTCAAGAGGAAGATGATTGAGGAAAGAAAACGATTCGCTAAGGTCAGATGGGCCAATCAGTCAGGCCCAGTAGAAAATGAGAAGAGCCCATTTATTTTCTGTACGCAGCCTATCGATCGGGAGCCCTTCTCTCCCATGCTCCCCATGCCCCCAATCTAAGGGAAAATTACCTCAAAAATCGAAGGGAAATTTTACAGAGAACCTTCCATGATTCTGATAATTACAAGCTAATAAATATTCCTGGCGTATTAAGTCCATTATAAGTTAATAAGAAACTGATACAAACAATTTGCAAGCCAATGTTCCTCAAAGATTTAATCAAGCAGACAATTAACCTGCCCGGGCCTAGAAAAACAAATTGAAGAGTGTGCTAAAATACTTATCTTAATATTGATATGTCTTTTCACATGTTTTAGGTACCTATTGGACATGAAGATTAGAGAGGGATAAAGCAGAAGCCAGAGTTAGAGTTTATATAATCTTTTTGTTGTGTTCAAATTAGTTCAAGCAGGCATACTACTTGGTCAGTTAATTTTGTTGATTGTATTCTTTGATTGCATCGTGGTTTCAATTTTTCGTTTCCTTTATAAGTCCGCCCCGGGTAACTTCAAatcctggatccgccactgcagCCCAATATAGGCACAAACCACTCCAAGGAAGGGGAAGGAGAGTTGGGGGCTTTCTCAAGGAATCCTAGACTAATGGCACAATCTCATCTGAAGGCTTGCGACCCACCAGATCGATCACTGTCTCCTGAGTACAGATCTGTGGATATGAAGGGAGTGGAGGCGATGGCACTTTCGGTGCTGCCGGAGGAGATCGAGCTGGGTGCTGTCTGCGGCCAACCCGGAAGCCGGTGGGGGCGATCATGGGGCCCCCCTTGTGGATGCTGCCCGCCCGAAGCCGGTTGATGGGGAATTCGTGGAACACGCAGCTGTGATCCCTGGCGTACTTGCTGCCGTCAATGCCAATCAGAGTCTGGCTGCGTCAAAGGCCCCTGTGTCTAATGTCGATGTACCAGCGAGAGGGCCACTGTACAAAGAACGCATGGCTGATCTGCAGCAGTCAAGGTACTTGGTAAATATGGCTGCCTTCTTAAGCAGCCTAGATACAGAGATAAATGTAGCTGACTCGGTTCTGATCAAGCATACAGTGGTAGAAAAGGAGCAAAGCGAGGACCGACACGAGCAAGACGAGGCACTTGTTATCTTTCAGGAGGTTATGGTAGGTGGTAATCAGAAGAGGGGCAAGGTG is from Triticum aestivum cultivar Chinese Spring chromosome 1B, IWGSC CS RefSeq v2.1, whole genome shotgun sequence and encodes:
- the LOC123146520 gene encoding phytepsin, producing MGTRGLAVLLLAAVLLQALLPASEAEGLVRIALKKHAIDRNSRVAKSLSDREEGPLLGGGAANTLRSEEEGDIVSLKNYMNAQYFGEIGVGTPPQKFTVIFDTGSSNLWVPSAKCYFSIACYLHARYKAGASSTYKKNGKPAAIQYGTGSIAGYFSEDSVTVGDLVVKDQEFIEATKEPGVTFLVAKFDGILGLGFKEISVGKAVPVWYNMVEQGLISDPVFSFWLNRHADDEGEGGEIIFGGMDPKHYVGEHTYVPVTQKGYWQFDMGDVLVGGKSTGFCAGGCAAIADSGTSLLAGPTAIITEINEKIGAAGVVSQECKTIVSQYGQQILDLLLAETQPKKICSQVGLCTFDGTRGVSAGIRSVVDDEPVKSNGLRTDPMCSACEMAVVWMQNQLAQNKTQDLILDYVNQLCNRLPSPMGESAVDCASLGSMPDIEFTIGGKKFALKPEEYILKVGEGAAAQCISGFTAMDIPPPRGPLWILGDVFMGPYHTVFDYGKLRVGFAKAA